tcttcttgttaGTCCTTCGATGTTATTGATACAGTCATGCTTTATTGAGGCTAAGAATTGTCCAATCATAATTTGATCTTCTAAACATGGATGATATGGTGAGTTATTTATGTAGTATTGTTTATACACGAGATCTTTCTTCATGGCCAAGTGAAATATCACACTTTATGCTTAAATCTCTATTAGAACACCATCACAGTTGGAGAAGTGGTGACAATGGCTCATGAAAAGACCAACGACAAACAATCTCCAATAGTATAAAGGAGAAATTTCATATGACATGAGTGAGAGTAATTTCAAAATCATTACCAAATATGACAAAGACTGAAAGCTTTGAGTGTCCTATGAAAAAATAGTGGTACGGGGTGGAATGCAGTAGACATGGGCTTCGATGCACCTCAATATGTTTGGTCCGAATTTAAGGTACTATAATATTTAATCATTTATTTGAATGATATTAATTACTATTGTCTTCTAATATATTTGGCAGAAATAGAAGCAAATATTTTGGAAGGAACATAGAGTGCTTCCTATACACATTGAAGTGGGTATCTGATTGGGTAAAGAGATTGCAAGGGGTCATGATTCATTATATCCATCTAAGGTAGATAATGATAAGCAATATGACTATACAATGTCAATTGATGGATTAGAAAACTTGTCCATTGCAAGTGAAGGAGAGCTTCAGACCGAAGAAAGTGTCCCTTCAGTTCGTCTAGAAAGTTCTAGTCGTGCTCGAGGTCAGCCTAGATCAACTAGTACTATtgatagagagaagagaaagaaggggagAACTGATAAGATAGCAAGTCCGTTGAAGGCAATAGCTTCCACCATTGATTGTTTAGTCACCATTGAGTCGCGATGGTCTCGTAGATAAGCTTTCTGATGCAATTGGTATGGTTCCATGTTTTAACTTCAACAAGAAATGGCGAGctaattttttttgtgcaaCATCGAAGCCTATGCAATCTCTTCTTAAAAGCAAGTGAGGAAGATAAGCCAAAGGTGTTGAGCTGTATATGCAAGAAAGTAGGGACACATATGATTGATGTTGTTGACATATTGGATTATATGGTTTTTTGACTATGCACTGATGGACAAACAATCTCTATGATTCTTAAATTgttctattttaatttgtttgtgTTGGAGTTTATGGATGGTATGGATTGAAAGAGCATGATGATTCTAGTATGTGTTATTTCTTTATGGATGTTACGGATTAATGGTGAacaatatgatgatgatgatgatgatgatgatgattctctatgattttatttctttatgggTTGCATGGATGAATGAGAATAGGATAATATACTTAGATATGAGTTTTATTTAACTATAATCTCTATCACATGTAATCTAATTTAGCAGTGGTTTATCAATAATATTATCATGATTTGGATCTTGTATGAATGTTCCATGTTTTATTGTATTGAATTATTCTATCGAGGAGAGGGGTGCGCAAGGTAGAAGCAATCTcctcaaattctaatttttcattttgtatAGATGAACAATGTTGCTAGATGTGATGTATGTGGTGCTAAATGCATAACATGGACAAATAATAATGAGCGTCATCCGAGGAGAAGATTCTACAAGTGTCGTACATGCAGTTCTTTTTTTATATGGGTAGAGACCACTTCAAAATGTGTGAATGTGGAGAAGGATAGTGCAAAGTTCGAAGGTGCAATAATGAACCATATAAAGGATGAGACTTCTGGTGTTAATTCCACCTCAATGTGATAGAGAGATGGGCTaattttttttcacaatttcataaaaataatcattggcatataattatttaatgttTGAATGATTACATTTCTCTTTTAGTTCAAAAAATCAAGGATGTGGAATGTTTGAATTAATAGAGATTGGAAAATCTTTTTTATCCAACCATGTAGCAAGGAGTATGGGCGTGATTCAACTTACAATGACACCTCGCTCGTCCATCCACAAATTATCTATAGGGATATTTCAAAGGTAGAATTGAAGCTTGAATGATAAACACGGATAATTTCCTAGCATACAAGGAAATTGGAAGACGTACTAGATGCTATAGGAAGTATTGACATTAACAAATGAAGATGTCTAAAAAGAGAGAAGCGAAAGTGACTTATTCATCTTCGATTtctaaatatcaatttatttCATCAATGCCTTTAATTCTCCGTTGAAATTGTTCTAAACTGTTTTCTTTCTCAGTGGTTTTTAATTAAagtataatcttttttttttctctgtgttttaacaaataaaatctgaaatataatattaaaacaGGGTCAAAAAAGTAGTTTAGGGCCATGCAATAAATCAATTGATACTTAGATACATAAATTGACAAGCTGACATTTTAGTGGCAGCCAAGCAACTATTCAAGGTGATTCTAAGTGTTTCCAAATGACAAACTTAGGGTAGCTAAACAACTTTTCGAGATGCTTCACCTTATAGAATCACTACAATCCAAACCGTTACGTATCAAGAATATGATTCGACAGAATATCAACTTATGTGTCAACATCTATCTAAAAATTTATCCAATCAAGCACGACCTTACATACTATGCCTTGACTCAGTTGTTAACCACTTGATGAATATATGAAATGCTGTTAAGGATATTTCCGTTTTTAATAGGCATTAAGAAATGTTAATTAAACCTTCAAGGGAGTAGAGTTCAAATTGATAAGaaccaacacctcacaattaagaggtcatgagttcaaatctccttggggcctaactataaaaaaaaaaatcttgatagGATTGACGGTCCAAAGTGATTTGGTTTTTTCCTGTCAGGTTTATGAGGCCTACTTCTTTCTTGTCCATCTCCTTTGTCACGtgtatagtttttttttctttaactctAATAGCCACTCCTTTCACTTCTTGTGACCAACACACATAAAACTAGTACAGAACATAAAACAAAAAGATGAAAAGGTAGCCAGATACAACGGTTGGAGATAATCAATTAACTCTCACTACAGAAGATCTCAATTGGGCAGAATCTAAGGTAGCAGTGGATGTCTTTGAGGGCAAAGCTCTTGCCCCCTTGGGGTGTTTTGTACTTGAGGAGTGCTTTGTATTATATAATTTGTAATATTTCAGCATATCTGGAGAGAGGAGAATTAACCACCGGACACACCGATTTAAATCTTGGGAATCAAATCGGTATCGTTTACAATATTGATGAGGATTGAttgattttacccttaaaataaaaataaaataaaataaaacaaaaaatttataggaattttatattTACCCTGATGATTTTTATCTGTTTTGGCTACTATGGTTCATAATGACGCCAATAAGTACTGGTGaccaatgtatataattttcCTTTAGTCTTAAATGAAAACTTATATTATCcataaaacacacacacacacgctctctctctttctctctctatctatctatatatatatatatatatatatcaggtGTGTGTATAATATCACTCCTGGTAGGGCCTTCTCTAATTGAGCTTTACAAGCTTATAGCCGTGACTAAAGTTATATTCTAttggaattttaattttttagaggTTCGGTGAAACTTCCCATTCATCTAACTACCCTTCCATTATAAAAGGGCAGCTAAGGCCCTTCGTTGTGTTGTACCCAAGTCGCCCAACCTCCTTGACTAGAATTGAGTATTGCAATTTGCAATCCAATTCCCCAATCTTCTTGCTTTGAATTTAGCTAATAACACAACCATGGTCTATCAGAAGAAAGTGATAGAAGAGGTAGCCTGCTGGCTCAAGCTCTTCAACGACGGTTCAGTCGACCGCACCTGGTCAGGACCCCCTGAAGCCGAGTTCATGGCAAAACCTGTGCCACCCCATGAAGAATTCATTGGTGGAGTCGCTGTTCGTGACTTGACACTTGACACAAAATCCGGCCTCGGCGTACGCCTTTACATGCCCGAAAGAAATCCCGACGACGATGAGAAACTTCCCATCGTTGTCCATTTCCATGGTGGTGGCTTTTGTATAAGCCAACCCGAGTGGTACATGTACTACCATATATACACACGCCTAGTTAACTCAGCACGAGTCATgtgtgtctctgtcaagttgcGGCTAGCCCCCGAGCACCGTCTCCCCGCAGCTTGCGAGGATGGTCACTCCGTCCTCCAATGGCTTCGTGCCGTTGCTCTTGGCAAATTGTCTGAGCCATGGCTCGAAGCCAACGGAGATTTCAAGCGTGTCTTCCTCATTGGGGATAGCTCAGGGGGAAACCTTGTCCATGACGTGGCAGCCCGTGCCGGGGCTGAAGATTTAGCTCCTGTTCGAGTAGCCGGGGGAATACCAATTCACCCTGGGTTCGTCCGAGCTGAACGGAGCAAGTCCGAGTTAGAGAAAAAATCTGACTCACCTTTCCTTACACTAGAGATGGTTGATAAATTCTTGGCCTTGGCCTTGCCAATTGGCTCCACAAAGGATCATCCACTCACATGCCCGATGGGTCCCGTGGCTCCACCTCTTGCCAATCTGAAGCTGCCACCGTTTTTGGTTGTGCTGGCTGAGAATGACTTGATTTTGGACACCGAGATAGAGTACTGTGATGCAATGAAGAAGGCCGGGAAGGATGTAGAAGTGCTAGTTAACCATGGCGTTGGTCACTCGTTTTATCTCAATAAGATCGCCGTTGAAATGGACCCCCATACAGCTTGGGAGACCCACCGGCTTATTGCAGCAATCGACGATTTCATCCAAAGGCATTAGCGGTtcttgcaacatgttggtcacagatTCAAAACTTAGAAACAATCTCTTCTGTAAGGCAGGGGTTAA
This window of the Macadamia integrifolia cultivar HAES 741 unplaced genomic scaffold, SCU_Mint_v3 scaffold2838, whole genome shotgun sequence genome carries:
- the LOC122067323 gene encoding probable carboxylesterase 15 — its product is MVYQKKVIEEVACWLKLFNDGSVDRTWSGPPEAEFMAKPVPPHEEFIGGVAVRDLTLDTKSGLGVRLYMPERNPDDDEKLPIVVHFHGGGFCISQPEWYMYYHIYTRLVNSARVMCVSVKLRLAPEHRLPAACEDGHSVLQWLRAVALGKLSEPWLEANGDFKRVFLIGDSSGGNLVHDVAARAGAEDLAPVRVAGGIPIHPGFVRAERSKSELEKKSDSPFLTLEMVDKFLALALPIGSTKDHPLTCPMGPVAPPLANLKLPPFLVVLAENDLILDTEIEYCDAMKKAGKDVEVLVNHGVGHSFYLNKIAVEMDPHTAWETHRLIAAIDDFIQRH